A stretch of Saccharothrix texasensis DNA encodes these proteins:
- the lhgO gene encoding L-2-hydroxyglutarate oxidase has translation MRRVVVIGGGIVGLATARELVRRGHDVVVLEKEPRWAAHQTGHNSNVVHAGLYYKPGSLKARMSVAGNASIVAYAREHGVPVEVCGKLVVATSPDELPRLEALAARAEANGVPAKRIGVDEAREYEPEVAAVAALRVESTGIIDFPAVCEAMVRELNGQDLRLHTPALAIRRALSGGGVEVATTRGVIRADALVNCAGLHSDRVAKLAGVTPSAAIVPFRGEYYELRHDRRHLVRGLIYPVPDPALPFLGVHLTRMLDGSVHAGPNAVLALRREGYRWRDISPSDLVDVARFPGTWRLARTFARTGVEEVLRSLSRKRFARSLARLVPAVGEDDLVRASAGVRAQAMRADGSLVDDFLIDTAPRQVHVLNAPSPAATSALEIGKHVAGQVEHSWT, from the coding sequence GTGCGACGAGTTGTGGTGATCGGTGGCGGAATCGTAGGCCTGGCGACCGCGCGGGAGTTGGTCCGGCGCGGGCACGACGTGGTGGTGCTGGAGAAGGAGCCGCGGTGGGCGGCGCACCAGACCGGGCACAACAGCAACGTCGTGCACGCGGGCCTGTACTACAAGCCGGGGTCGTTGAAGGCGCGGATGTCGGTGGCGGGCAACGCCTCGATCGTCGCCTACGCGCGTGAGCACGGCGTGCCGGTGGAGGTGTGCGGCAAGCTCGTCGTCGCCACCTCGCCGGACGAGCTGCCCCGCCTGGAGGCGCTGGCGGCCCGCGCCGAGGCCAACGGCGTGCCCGCCAAGCGGATCGGCGTCGACGAGGCCCGGGAGTACGAGCCCGAGGTCGCGGCGGTGGCCGCGCTGCGGGTGGAGAGCACCGGCATCATCGACTTCCCCGCCGTGTGCGAGGCCATGGTCCGCGAGCTGAACGGGCAGGACCTGCGCCTGCACACCCCGGCGCTGGCCATCCGCCGGGCGCTCAGCGGCGGCGGCGTCGAGGTGGCCACCACGCGGGGCGTCATCCGGGCGGACGCCCTGGTGAACTGCGCGGGCCTGCACAGCGACCGGGTGGCCAAGCTGGCCGGCGTGACGCCCTCGGCCGCCATCGTCCCGTTCCGGGGCGAGTACTACGAGCTGCGCCACGACCGCAGGCACCTGGTGCGCGGCCTGATCTACCCGGTGCCGGACCCGGCCCTGCCGTTCCTGGGCGTGCACCTGACCCGGATGCTGGACGGCAGCGTGCACGCGGGCCCGAACGCCGTCCTCGCCCTGCGCCGCGAGGGCTACCGCTGGCGCGACATCTCCCCCTCCGACCTGGTCGACGTCGCCCGGTTCCCCGGCACCTGGCGGCTGGCGCGCACCTTCGCCCGCACCGGCGTGGAAGAGGTCCTGCGGTCCCTGTCGCGCAAGCGCTTCGCCCGCAGCCTGGCCCGCCTGGTGCCCGCCGTCGGCGAGGACGACCTGGTCCGCGCCTCCGCGGGCGTGCGGGCGCAGGCGATGCGCGCCGACGGCTCGCTCGTCGACGACTTCCTCATCGACACCGCGCCCCGCCAGGTGCACGTGCTCAACGCGCCCTCGCCGGCCGCCACGTCGGCCCTGGAGATCGGCAAGCACGTGGCCGGGCAGGTCGAGCACAGCTGGACGTGA
- a CDS encoding glutathionylspermidine synthase family protein → MRRESSAPRPNWQRTVSEQGLVFGAPARAADGSPRPYWDESAHYVFDMSDVLSLEADVELLHNMCLEAVDNVVLTERYRDFGINEWLWPAIAESWKRRDPHVYGRFDLRYDGSGPAKLLEYNADTPTSLLEASVVQWNWKTDVYPEDDQWNSIHEKLVERWAEIGSRLPSNELHFTWSGADPSGEDHVTVAYLQETAAEAGMDTVGLAIEEIGWDSLLKRFVDLEDAPMGTVVKLYPWEWVVDEQFGRYAVESLPGTLWVEPLWKMLLSNKALLAVLWEMYPGHPNLLPAFLDDPGLLTEYVRKPRLGREGQNIQIVAPGYETQTGGVYGKEGFVYQLFDPLPEFDGYRPALGAWVVGDSSAGLGIRETVGLVTDDGAAFVPHRIVE, encoded by the coding sequence GTGCGTCGGGAGTCCTCCGCGCCCCGGCCGAACTGGCAGCGCACCGTCTCCGAGCAGGGGCTGGTGTTCGGCGCGCCCGCGCGAGCCGCGGACGGCAGCCCGCGCCCGTACTGGGACGAGTCGGCGCACTACGTCTTCGACATGAGCGACGTGCTGTCGCTGGAAGCCGACGTGGAGCTGCTGCACAACATGTGCCTGGAAGCCGTCGACAACGTGGTGCTCACCGAGCGCTACCGCGACTTCGGCATCAACGAGTGGTTGTGGCCCGCGATCGCCGAGTCGTGGAAGCGGCGCGACCCGCACGTGTACGGGCGGTTCGACCTGCGCTACGACGGGAGCGGGCCGGCCAAGCTGCTGGAGTACAACGCCGACACCCCGACGTCGCTGCTGGAGGCGTCGGTCGTCCAGTGGAACTGGAAGACCGACGTCTACCCGGAGGACGACCAGTGGAACTCGATCCACGAGAAGCTGGTCGAGCGCTGGGCCGAGATCGGCAGCCGGCTGCCGTCCAACGAGCTGCACTTCACCTGGTCGGGCGCGGACCCCTCGGGTGAGGACCACGTCACCGTGGCCTACCTGCAGGAGACCGCGGCCGAGGCGGGCATGGACACCGTCGGGCTGGCGATCGAGGAGATCGGCTGGGACTCGCTGCTGAAGCGGTTCGTCGACCTCGAGGACGCGCCGATGGGCACGGTCGTGAAGCTCTACCCGTGGGAGTGGGTGGTCGACGAGCAGTTCGGCCGCTACGCGGTGGAGAGCCTGCCCGGCACCCTGTGGGTCGAGCCGCTGTGGAAGATGCTGCTGTCCAACAAGGCGCTGCTGGCCGTGCTGTGGGAGATGTACCCGGGCCACCCGAACCTGCTGCCCGCGTTCCTGGACGACCCCGGCCTGCTCACCGAGTACGTGCGCAAGCCGCGGCTGGGCCGCGAGGGGCAGAACATCCAGATCGTCGCCCCCGGCTACGAGACCCAGACCGGCGGGGTCTACGGCAAGGAGGGCTTCGTCTACCAGCTGTTCGACCCGCTGCCCGAGTTCGACGGCTACCGGCCGGCGCTCGGCGCGTGGGTCGTCGGCGACTCCTCGGCGGGCCTCGGCATCCGGGAGACCGTCGGCCTGGTCACCGACGACGGCGCGGCGTTCGTGCCGCACAGGATCGTCGAATGA
- the serS gene encoding serine--tRNA ligase, whose translation MIDLKALRENPEAVRASQRARGEDETVVDALLSADERRRAAIARADALRGEQKTFGKQVGRARGEERDALLAKGKELAAEVKAAEAEQSATEAELTELHRAVPNVVHPEAPEGGEDDYVVLKHVGEPREFDFDPADHLDLGVRLGAIDMERGAKVSGSRFYFLTGVGAQLELALLNMAVAQATAAGFTLMITPTLVRPEIMAGTGFLGAHASEIYRLEADDLYLVGTSEVPLAGYHADEILDGPKRYAGWSSCYRREAGSYGKDTRGIIRVHQFNKVEMFSYVKPEDAEAEHARLLAWEEEMLAKIEVPYRVIDTAAGDLGTSAARKFDCEAWIPTQQAYRELTSTSNCTTFQARRLNVRYRDENGKPQIAATLNGTLATTRWIVAILENHQQADGSVVVPQALRPFLGLDVIKPA comes from the coding sequence GTGATTGACCTGAAGGCACTGCGCGAGAACCCGGAAGCCGTCCGCGCGTCGCAACGCGCGCGTGGCGAGGACGAGACCGTGGTCGACGCGCTGCTGTCCGCCGACGAGCGCCGCCGGGCCGCCATCGCCCGCGCCGACGCGCTGCGCGGCGAGCAGAAGACGTTCGGCAAGCAGGTGGGCCGGGCCAGGGGCGAGGAGCGCGACGCGCTGCTGGCCAAGGGCAAGGAGCTGGCCGCCGAGGTCAAGGCCGCCGAGGCGGAGCAGTCCGCCACCGAGGCGGAGCTGACCGAGCTGCACCGCGCCGTGCCCAACGTGGTCCACCCCGAAGCGCCCGAGGGCGGCGAGGACGACTACGTCGTGCTCAAGCACGTCGGCGAGCCGCGCGAGTTCGACTTCGACCCCGCCGACCACCTCGACCTCGGCGTGCGGCTCGGCGCGATCGACATGGAGCGCGGCGCGAAGGTGTCCGGCTCGCGCTTCTACTTCCTGACGGGGGTCGGCGCGCAGCTGGAGCTGGCGCTGCTGAACATGGCCGTCGCCCAGGCCACCGCGGCCGGGTTCACGCTGATGATCACGCCGACGCTGGTGCGCCCGGAGATCATGGCCGGCACCGGGTTCCTCGGCGCGCACGCGAGCGAGATCTACCGCCTCGAAGCCGACGACCTGTACCTCGTCGGCACCTCGGAGGTGCCGCTCGCGGGCTACCACGCGGACGAGATCCTGGACGGCCCGAAGCGGTACGCGGGCTGGTCGTCGTGCTACCGGCGCGAAGCGGGCTCGTACGGCAAGGACACCCGCGGCATCATCCGCGTGCACCAGTTCAACAAGGTCGAGATGTTCTCCTACGTCAAGCCGGAGGACGCCGAGGCCGAGCACGCCCGGCTGCTGGCGTGGGAAGAGGAGATGCTGGCCAAGATCGAGGTCCCGTACCGGGTCATCGACACGGCCGCCGGCGACCTCGGCACGTCGGCCGCGCGCAAGTTCGACTGCGAGGCGTGGATCCCGACCCAGCAGGCCTACCGCGAGCTGACGTCGACCTCGAACTGCACCACGTTCCAGGCCCGCCGGCTCAACGTGCGCTACCGGGACGAGAACGGCAAGCCGCAGATCGCCGCCACGCTCAACGGCACGCTGGCCACCACGCGGTGGATCGTCGCGATCCTGGAGAACCACCAGCAGGCCGACGGCTCGGTCGTCGTGCCGCAGGCCCTGCGCCCGTTCCTCGGCCTCGACGTGATCAAGCCCGCCTAG
- a CDS encoding DUF350 domain-containing protein: MNSHLALDAGFGAAIGQGVGAIALYAVVGLLLMIVGFYAIDWTTPGKLSALVRGGAPNAVIVTSAGLVSMALIVVVAIYSSAGKLAEGLLSALIFGFVGIIVQVLAVRLLEWVTRLDIGSLIESDRFAPASVVVASAHVALGLVVAVAIS; encoded by the coding sequence GTGAACTCCCACCTCGCGTTGGACGCCGGCTTCGGCGCCGCCATCGGCCAGGGCGTCGGCGCGATCGCGCTCTACGCCGTCGTCGGCCTGCTGCTGATGATCGTCGGCTTCTACGCCATCGACTGGACGACGCCGGGCAAGCTGAGCGCGCTCGTGCGCGGTGGCGCGCCGAACGCGGTCATCGTGACGTCGGCGGGCCTGGTCAGCATGGCCCTGATCGTCGTGGTGGCGATCTACAGCTCGGCGGGCAAGCTGGCCGAGGGCCTGCTGTCCGCGCTGATCTTCGGCTTCGTCGGGATCATCGTGCAGGTGCTCGCGGTGCGGCTGCTGGAGTGGGTGACCCGGCTCGACATCGGTTCGCTGATCGAGTCCGACCGGTTCGCGCCGGCCAGCGTCGTGGTCGCCTCGGCGCACGTCGCCCTCGGTCTCGTGGTCGCCGTCGCGATCTCGTAG
- a CDS encoding septum formation family protein has product MSATTRWFRRGDHLVMLGASAGAFVLLALSTLTGWPVGAGGAGSPATTAVNPVMAAQAGDCLNWTKQDLSDVEKVDCAAQHLFEVTGVADISAAHGPQAPFPDDEQWQQISEEQCAKTSLDYLGGKFDPYGKYTVGPLNPGERLWAEGRRTLRCGLQVAGPAGGLLPSYGTARAQDQSDVYDPGVCLGITATGSVADPIDCAKPHTFEITGVVPMPPGEFPVPDQQDELMFTECAKLTTEYTGGADLKARGLIVTWDTRVPESWAAGSRLANCKVGATPVDGVLIAWEGSVRNPDAPPLTTSNPPQTTAVQQDEPTGAPLHSQSNSSSAAPPSSGSKPPKSDETTTTATTTTTSR; this is encoded by the coding sequence ATGTCCGCCACCACGCGCTGGTTTCGTCGAGGTGACCACTTGGTCATGCTCGGCGCGTCCGCTGGCGCGTTCGTGCTGCTGGCCCTGAGCACGCTGACCGGGTGGCCGGTGGGCGCGGGCGGGGCCGGCAGCCCGGCCACGACCGCGGTGAACCCCGTCATGGCTGCTCAGGCGGGTGACTGCCTGAACTGGACCAAGCAGGACCTGTCGGACGTGGAGAAGGTCGACTGCGCCGCCCAGCACCTGTTCGAGGTGACCGGTGTGGCGGACATCTCCGCCGCTCACGGCCCCCAGGCGCCGTTCCCGGACGACGAGCAGTGGCAGCAGATCAGCGAGGAGCAGTGCGCGAAGACGTCGCTGGACTACCTCGGCGGCAAGTTCGACCCGTACGGCAAGTACACCGTCGGCCCCCTCAACCCGGGCGAGCGGCTGTGGGCCGAGGGCAGGCGGACGCTGCGCTGCGGCCTGCAGGTGGCCGGCCCGGCGGGCGGGCTGCTCCCGTCCTACGGCACGGCGCGCGCCCAGGACCAGTCCGACGTCTACGACCCGGGCGTGTGCCTCGGCATCACCGCCACCGGGTCGGTCGCGGACCCGATCGACTGCGCGAAGCCGCACACGTTCGAGATCACCGGCGTGGTGCCGATGCCGCCGGGCGAGTTCCCCGTGCCCGACCAGCAGGACGAGCTGATGTTCACCGAGTGCGCCAAGCTCACCACCGAGTACACGGGTGGCGCCGACCTCAAGGCCCGCGGCCTCATCGTCACCTGGGACACGCGGGTGCCGGAGAGCTGGGCCGCCGGCTCCCGGCTGGCGAACTGCAAGGTCGGCGCGACCCCCGTGGACGGCGTCCTCATCGCGTGGGAGGGCAGCGTGCGCAACCCGGACGCCCCGCCGCTGACCACGTCCAACCCGCCGCAGACGACCGCCGTGCAGCAGGACGAGCCGACCGGCGCGCCGCTGCACTCCCAGTCCAACTCCAGCTCCGCCGCACCGCCCTCGTCGGGTTCCAAGCCGCCGAAGTCGGACGAGACGACCACGACAGCCACGACCACTACGACGTCGAGGTGA
- a CDS encoding DUF6891 domain-containing protein, giving the protein MVERTDDDDALPAEVLEEVEDYARTLVHAGFTSSDDIVRDLVDHFDDEHPVTPPVARSVVRRVWRERAAEQEGWPERTDVDRLFAVFDALDRAGIVARADFTCCQTCGHAEIGDEAGEDARGYVFFHRQDTESAVAGGGVWLAYGSFGDEADLEPVDHAAADEAVGREVVAALAAGGLPVEWNGSARTRIQVGPIAWQKRLPVA; this is encoded by the coding sequence GTGGTTGAACGAACCGACGACGACGACGCCCTGCCCGCCGAGGTCTTGGAGGAGGTCGAGGACTACGCGCGCACGCTGGTGCACGCCGGCTTCACCTCGTCCGACGACATCGTGCGGGACCTGGTCGACCACTTCGACGACGAGCACCCCGTCACGCCGCCGGTCGCGCGGTCGGTGGTGCGGCGGGTGTGGCGGGAGCGGGCCGCCGAGCAGGAGGGGTGGCCGGAGCGCACGGACGTGGACCGGCTGTTCGCGGTGTTCGACGCGCTCGACCGGGCCGGGATCGTGGCCCGCGCCGACTTCACGTGCTGCCAGACCTGCGGTCACGCCGAGATCGGCGACGAGGCGGGCGAGGACGCGCGCGGGTACGTGTTCTTCCACCGGCAGGACACCGAGAGCGCCGTGGCGGGCGGCGGCGTGTGGCTCGCCTACGGCTCGTTCGGCGACGAGGCGGACCTCGAGCCCGTCGACCACGCGGCGGCCGACGAGGCCGTGGGCCGGGAGGTGGTCGCCGCGCTCGCCGCTGGCGGCCTGCCCGTCGAGTGGAACGGGTCGGCGCGCACCCGGATCCAGGTCGGCCCGATCGCCTGGCAGAAGCGGCTGCCGGTGGCCTGA